A genomic segment from Nicotiana sylvestris chromosome 1, ASM39365v2, whole genome shotgun sequence encodes:
- the LOC138891140 gene encoding uncharacterized protein produces the protein MASRETDTRVVDPPREIVELESELQEEVRRLRHLMEEMYQAWIKGHPPPSFPTNYTENPASIPPLSQSQIPNTINLSLQHAPGFTPYHNYPDTSAQTVHAPLAKTTSYPAPTSAPIFIPLPQATLHRSSSEPAFPATDAHYYASEPTFKVPNPYSYTPQFEPHVETDKPPKKADQEEMFRKVQSLEQSLKNMQGLGNQVSVAYKNLCLFPDVQLSAEFKMPKFDLYDGHGDPVAHLRDYCSKMRGARGKDELLMAYFIQSLSGAALEWYTRQDASRWYTWDDMAQAFARHLQYNIDIVPDRLSLTKVENKPSESFREYGFRWREQAARVNPPMEEDEMVKYFLQALEPTYYIHLISAIGKYFNDVVKMGEMVEEGLKSSKIMSYSAIKATTQAIQSGTGSLPGKKKKEDVAMFVSGSLHGQRRHDIEKCWNLKRAIQKLIDTNQIVVQSPDAPNINQNPLPAHAETRMIEIVHKDGKPKKSSKSIMMIRASESNLVKAPDSTKETPLTVEGMTEKPSSLNSKPPVLVVKGLSRDIGARSESSKVVVPGISSKPVIVVKGAPTTPIIIKPVTQLQVVDVKAVPWNYKQVIVTYKGKEIEEEVNETGGLTRSGRCFTPEELRKAKPFKDSQMPVKKSITEEEAKEFLKKMKVLMKILNEAHVPDKITVNHLEKIVGKIFEANRITFSDDELPMEGTEHNRALYLIVKCEDSIVSRVLVDNGSNVNICPLSTLQKLKIGTERIHLNNVPWIHAAKAVPSSLHQMVKFEWDRQEIVVHCDEDLSACNDTIVPFIEAEGDKGPWVYQTFETVSVEKIPEGKCIPGPKLSSASVMVANEMLNNSFVPGKGLGSSLQGIVHPVHPIGNPGMFGLGFTPIEKDVKRVKNLKQKVWSLPKPVPHISKSFVKPGAEKPPTSSIPKLMVDVDEELIKRFRSLFEEVNMVEVGEGSSKADVQLIGPNVKLSNWEATSLPTRKEFCSFYVGCSDMTCMKSFQPSLKSQSNSEITIQESKKQSDHVKDLRKFFQRLRRYNLKLNPAKCAFGVPSRKLLGFVVSRHIIELDPSNIKAIQELPPPKNKTEVISLLGRLNYISRFIAQLMTTCGPIFKMLKKNVAVKWTDECQEAFDKIKRSVIFRHIPRIHNEIGDALATLASMLHHPDKAYVDPVHIQVHDQHAYCNMVEEEIDGEPWFHDVKEYIRSGVYPVHATNDQKRTIRRLASGSFLSGGILYKRTPDLGLLRCIDAKEASTIMVEVHSGKRMARAYNKKVRPQKFEVGQMVLKHILPHQAEAKGKFAPNWQGPFIVTRVLPHGALYLTDIEGKCVDMTINSDAVKRYYV, from the exons ATGGCTAGCAGGGAAACAGACACCAGAGTTGTAGacccaccaagggagattgtTGAGCTGGAATCGGAACTGCAAGAGGAGGTCCGGAGGTTGAGGCATCTAATGGaagaaatgtaccaagcctggattaagggacaccctccaccctcgttccctaccaactacacagaaaaccctgcttccattccaccactctctcaatcccaaattCCCAATACCATTAATCTTTCCCTACAACACGCACCtggctttaccccttaccacaactACCCCGACACTTCAGCCCAAACTGTTCATGCTCCGCTagccaaaacaacctcataccctgctccgacatctgctcctatttttATACCCCTTCCACAAGCTACCCtccaccgatcctctagtgaACCCGCATTCCCCGCTACAGATGCCCACTACTATGCatcggagcccaccttcaaagtcccaaatccttactcttacactccccaatttgagcctcatgttgaaactgaCAAACCACCCAAGAAAGCAGATcaagaagagatgtttaggaaggtacagagtctggagcaatcattgaaaaatatgcaagggttgggaaaccaagtgagtgtggcctataagaaTTTGTGTCTTTTCCCTGATGTCCAATTGTCTGCCgagttcaagatgcccaagtttgacttgtatgacggacatggggatcctgtagctcatctgagagattattgtagtaaaatgagaggcgccAGGGGAAAAGacgaattgctaatggcatacttcatccaaagtctgagtggggcagctttagaatggtacacccgccaggacgctagcaggtggtacacctgggacgatatggctcaggcctttgcccgGCACTtacagtacaatatagacattgttccAGACCGCCTATCTTTGACCAAGGTGGAAAATAAacccagtgaaagctttagagaatatgggttccgatggagggagcaagctgcacgagtcaatcctccgatggaagaagacgagatggttaaatactttcttcaagccctAGAGCCCACTTACTATATCCACTTGATCTCAGCCATTGGTAAGTATTTCAATgatgtggtgaagatgggagaaatggtggaagaaGGGCTCAAATCGagtaagatcatgagctattctgctataaaagcaaccacccaggcaatCCAGAGTGGTACCGGAAGTTTGccaggaaagaagaagaaggaagatgttGCTATGTTTGTCTCCGGATCATTGCATGGCCAGAGGA ggcatgacatagagaagtgttggaatttgAAACGGGCAATCCAGAAGCTCATTGATACAAACCAAATTGTAGTCCAAAGCCCAGATGCgccaaacatcaaccaaaaccctttgcCAGCCCATGCAGAGACGCGCATGATTGAAATAGTTCACAAGGACGGGAAGCCTAAAAAATCTTCTAAgtccatcatgatgattcgggccagtGAAAGCAATTTAGTTAAAGCTCCAGACTCTACCAAAGAAACGCCCTTGACAGTTGAAGGGATGACAGAAAAGCCGAGCTCACTCAATTCGAAACCACCAGTATTGGTCGTGAAAGGGCTGTCGAGAGATATCGGGGCAAGGTCGGAAAGTTcaaaagtggtagtaccagggatTTCAAGTAAGCCTGTCATAGTTGTGAAGGGAGCTCCTACTACCCCTATCATCATTAAACCAGTAACCCAGCTTCAAGTGGTGGATGTCAAGGCTGTTCCGTGGAATTATAAACAAGTgatagtgacatacaaaggaaaagaaatagaggaAGAAGTTAATGAAACTGGAGGATTGACTCGTTCTGGGAGATGTTTCACCCCAGAAGAATTAAGGAAAGCCAAGCCATTCAAGGATAGCCAAATGCCAGTAAAGAAATCGATCACCGAGGAAGAGGCTAAGGAgttcctgaaaaagatgaaa GTcttgatgaagattttgaatgaggcacatgttcctgataagatcacagtgaaccacttggaaaagatagttggcaagatcttcgaagcaaataggatcactttctcggacgatgaacttcctatggagggtacagaacacaaccgaGCTCTCTATCTCATAGTGAAGTGTGAAGATTCTATTGTctcaagggttttggttgataatGGCTCTAATGTGAATATTTGTCCCCTGTCTACTCTGCAAAAACTGAAGATTGGCACCGAAAGAATCCACTTGAACAATGT gccttggatacatgctgCTAAGGCAGTCCCGTCTTCTCtacaccaaatggtgaagtttgaatgggacaggcaggaaatagttgtgcactgTGACGAGGACTTGTCAGCTTGTAATGATACAATTGTTCCGTTCATTGAAGCTGAAGGTGATAAGGGACCTTGGGTCTATCAGACTTTCGAAACAGTGTCTGTTGAGAAAATTCCTGAGGGAAAATGCATTCCGGGTCCTAAGCTATCCTCCGCATCCGTCATGGTTGCGAATGAAATGTTGAACAATAGTTTTgtgccgggcaagggtttgggctcATCTCTGCAGGGTATTGTGCATCCAGTGCACCCCATTGGGAATCCTGGTatgtttggtttgggattcacGCCCATAGAGAAGGAcgtgaaaagggttaaaaatctgaaacaAAAGGTATGGTCGCTCCCCAAGCCTGTCCCACACATctctaagtcttttgtcaagccagggGCTGAAAAACCTCCAACCTCCTCAATCCCAAAACTTATGGTCGATGTTGATGAAGAGCTGATCAAGAGGTTCCGAAGTCTATTCGAAgaggtcaatatggtagaagttggtgaaGGCTCTAGTAAAGCAGATGTGCAGCTCATTGGCCCAAACGTAAAgcttagcaattgggaagctacttctCTCcctaccaggaaggagttttg ttctttttatgttggttgcagtgacatgacatgcatgaaaaGTTTTCAGccgagtcttaaaagccaatctaattctgaaataacaaTCCAAGAA tcaaagaagcagtctgaccatgtcaaggacttgagaaagtttttccaaaggctccgcagaTACAACCTTAAGCTCAATCcagcgaaatgtgcatttggtgtcccgTCTAGGAAACTGCTGGGATTCGTGGTTAGTAGACACATCATTGAGTTAGATCCATCAAatatcaaagccattcaagagttaccgccgccaaagaacaaaacagaggtgatAAGTTtgctgggaaggttaaattacatcagcaggttcattgctcagctcatgacaacCTGTGGGCCCATCTTTAAGAtgctgaagaagaatgttgcggtcaagtggactgacgaatgtcaagaagcatttgataagattaagAG GTCGGTTATATTTAGACATATTCCTaggattcataatgagattggtgatgccttggctactctggcgtcaatgttacatcatccggacaaGGCTTATGTCGACCCCGTGCATATACAAGttcatgatcaacatgcttattgtaatatggtggaagaagaaatagatggcgaaccttggttccacgatgtcaaggaatacatcaggtcGGGGGTATATCCAGTACATGCTACAaatgaccaaaagagaaccattcgacGTCTGGCTAGTGGAtctttcttgagtggaggaatcttgtacaagaggactccgGATTTAGGACtgctgaggtgcatagatgctaaagaagcttcaactatcatggtcgaagtgcattctgga aagagaatggcaagggcatacaacaaaaaggtgcgtcctcagAAATTCGAAGTGGGCCAGATGgtattgaaacacatccttcctcatcaggctgaagctaaaggcaagttcgccccaaactggcaggggccgttcatagtgacaagagtgttgccccatggtgctttgtatttaacagacatagaaggcaaatgCGTAGATATGACTATtaattctgatgcagttaagaggtactatgtatga